From Pelosinus fermentans DSM 17108, the proteins below share one genomic window:
- a CDS encoding HAD family hydrolase gives MLFASDLDQTLIYSARSFRLLPDHKSPAMSVVETYNDQDISYMTDDAIKQLLQLASQASFVPVTTRTIEQFRRISLFRDAILPAYGVVSNGGNVLVNGVIDQEWNQKIKSNVSQMCLCTQDILSQFGEISHASWTGSLKLADDCFHYCIVERENIPTEELASFSLWAKSQNWKISLQGRKLYLVPAVVNKWHAVLYIRDLLEEKTVVAAGDSLLDLCMLEQADYAIAPRHGEVWESYSRGTLPISSVQFTKQAGILAAGEILDYVSQFTAYKMQA, from the coding sequence ATGTTATTTGCCAGTGATCTGGATCAAACACTCATCTATTCTGCCCGGTCCTTTCGCTTATTGCCTGATCATAAATCGCCGGCAATGAGTGTAGTTGAAACGTATAATGATCAGGATATCTCCTATATGACCGATGATGCAATCAAACAGCTTTTGCAGCTGGCTTCTCAAGCCTCCTTCGTTCCCGTGACCACACGTACGATAGAACAATTTCGGCGCATTTCTTTATTTCGCGATGCAATTCTTCCTGCCTATGGAGTGGTAAGTAATGGGGGGAATGTACTTGTAAATGGCGTAATAGACCAGGAGTGGAATCAAAAAATAAAAAGCAATGTGTCGCAGATGTGTTTATGTACCCAAGATATACTGTCCCAGTTTGGTGAGATTAGCCATGCTTCATGGACCGGATCTTTAAAATTGGCAGATGATTGTTTTCATTATTGTATCGTTGAGCGAGAGAACATACCAACGGAGGAGCTTGCCAGTTTTTCGTTATGGGCAAAATCTCAAAACTGGAAAATATCATTACAGGGCAGAAAATTATATCTGGTACCGGCGGTAGTAAACAAGTGGCATGCTGTATTATATATACGAGATTTATTAGAAGAAAAGACGGTTGTTGCTGCGGGCGATTCTCTATTAGATCTGTGTATGCTGGAGCAGGCTGATTACGCAATCGCGCCAAGGCACGGGGAAGTCTGGGAGAGTTACTCCAGGGGGACGCTGCCCATTTCATCCGTTCAGTTTACAAAGCAGGCTGGTATTTTGGCGGCAGGGGAAATTTTAGATTATGTTAGTCAGTTTACTGCTTATAAAATGCAGGCCTAA
- a CDS encoding CAP domain-containing protein, whose translation MATLGFMTVSLITTSFGSIFATPAFAAEPETAAVIKEEKSKNNKDLWGGLLAVGVIALIAGNHGGSHDNDSASKNSNSTSGNTSTTTPSSQNVTADQKLAVELLNADRAKNGLSALKTNSQLTSLAGDYAQDMIDRNFFAHNNPEGQTPFDRMKNAGISYTYAGENLAINSNVTAAETAFMNSSGHRANILNQNYTDVGVGVRYNNNGSAYVVQEFIAK comes from the coding sequence ATGGCAACTTTGGGATTCATGACAGTTTCCTTGATTACGACATCCTTTGGCAGCATTTTTGCTACTCCTGCTTTTGCAGCTGAACCGGAAACTGCTGCTGTGATTAAGGAAGAGAAGAGTAAGAATAATAAAGACTTGTGGGGAGGACTTTTAGCCGTTGGCGTAATTGCATTAATTGCGGGAAATCATGGCGGAAGTCATGATAATGACTCAGCCAGCAAAAATAGCAATTCGACTTCTGGAAATACTTCCACGACTACTCCTTCCAGTCAGAATGTCACAGCAGATCAAAAGCTGGCTGTTGAGTTACTAAATGCTGACCGAGCTAAAAATGGCTTGAGTGCTTTGAAAACGAATTCGCAGCTAACAAGTCTTGCTGGAGATTATGCGCAAGATATGATTGATCGTAATTTCTTCGCCCATAATAATCCTGAGGGTCAGACACCTTTTGATAGAATGAAGAATGCTGGCATTAGCTATACCTATGCAGGCGAAAACTTAGCTATCAATAGTAATGTGACTGCAGCAGAAACTGCTTTTATGAACAGTTCTGGACACAGGGCAAACATTCTTAATCAGAATTACACAGATGTTGGCGTTGGTGTTCGTTATAATAACAATGGATCAGCTTATGTGGTACAAGAGTTTATTGCTAAATAA
- a CDS encoding DUF3794 domain-containing protein codes for MDEKDTRLAGYNQCTLGTETGPQTIIVRQVIGAAEEQKVLDIHVVVPDRKPAIEQIVDVFVKDVCIDCVDVIHNKVIVRGEFEIKAIYVAYLPDQPVHAVEIKHFKWTQDIEIPGARRGMDADANVIVEFVDYDVDCHSRAYKYKYGDNDCDGSCNDHHHHNDDCDDDCDDDCDNHHDDCDDNGHHHHHHRWTRHFDVSVVLKIVAKVMADRQVQIGGTSGTMPTQPKG; via the coding sequence GTGGATGAGAAAGATACACGCTTAGCTGGTTATAACCAATGTACATTGGGTACTGAGACTGGTCCACAGACCATTATCGTTCGACAGGTAATCGGTGCGGCTGAAGAGCAAAAGGTATTGGATATTCATGTAGTCGTACCAGATAGAAAACCAGCTATTGAGCAAATTGTAGATGTTTTTGTCAAAGATGTATGTATCGATTGTGTTGATGTTATTCATAATAAGGTAATTGTACGCGGGGAATTTGAAATTAAAGCGATCTATGTAGCATATTTGCCTGACCAGCCAGTGCATGCTGTTGAAATTAAACATTTTAAATGGACTCAGGATATTGAAATACCTGGCGCACGCAGAGGTATGGATGCAGATGCAAATGTTATTGTAGAATTTGTTGATTATGATGTAGATTGTCACAGCCGTGCTTACAAGTACAAATATGGTGATAATGATTGTGACGGTAGTTGCAATGACCACCACCATCACAATGATGATTGTGATGATGATTGTGACGATGATTGCGATAATCATCATGATGATTGCGATGACAATGGCCACCACCATCACCATCACAGATGGACTCGTCACTTTGATGTATCCGTAGTGCTTAAGATTGTGGCTAAAGTTATGGCGGATCGTCAAGTGCAAATTGGCGGCACAAGCGGTACGATGCCAACTCAACCAAAAGGATGA